In Sulfitobacter sp. W027, a single window of DNA contains:
- a CDS encoding histidine phosphatase family protein encodes MSHITLIRHGQANSTAKDELSYDRLSPLGHEQAAWLGDHLRQSETHHTRLYTGTLTRHIETAEGMNTGLEPIRDARLNELEYFTLANLMEQQHKVPFPRAGEFVHHLPQVFDYWKAGKLADTPETYENFETRVQSALAEIAEGEGPALVVTSGGLISLAMAQAMGVGIPAMARLALAIMHTSMHRLFPIGGHWSPVLFNAVPHLDRPDRRLAQTHM; translated from the coding sequence ATGTCCCACATTACCCTGATCCGCCACGGCCAAGCCAATTCCACCGCCAAGGACGAGTTAAGCTATGACCGCCTCAGCCCGCTGGGTCATGAGCAGGCCGCGTGGCTGGGCGACCATTTGCGCCAGAGTGAAACCCACCACACGCGGCTTTATACCGGCACGTTGACCCGCCACATCGAGACGGCGGAGGGGATGAACACCGGGCTGGAACCCATTCGCGACGCACGGCTGAACGAGTTGGAGTATTTCACCCTCGCCAATCTGATGGAGCAGCAGCACAAGGTGCCCTTTCCCCGCGCGGGCGAGTTTGTGCATCACCTGCCGCAGGTCTTTGACTATTGGAAAGCGGGCAAGCTTGCCGACACGCCCGAAACCTATGAGAACTTTGAAACGCGGGTGCAATCGGCTCTGGCTGAAATTGCCGAAGGTGAAGGCCCGGCGCTGGTGGTGACTTCGGGCGGGCTGATTTCTTTAGCGATGGCGCAGGCCATGGGCGTGGGCATCCCGGCCATGGCGCGTTTGGCGCTGGCGATCATGCATACCTCGATGCACCGGCTCTTTCCCATCGGCGGGCATTGGTCGCCCGTGCTGTTCAACGCTGTGCCACATCTTGACCGGCCCGACCGCCGCCTTGCACAAACGCATATGTAA
- a CDS encoding saccharopine dehydrogenase codes for MTHLWLRAEQRDNETRTGLTPEGAAALIALGMKVSVEDSDSRVIPTAAYAQAGCEIVPAHSWPDAPRDAVIFGLKELPEDGTPLPHTHIMFGHAYKGQSSGRKLLEQFKAGGGTLLDLEYLTDDAGRRVAAFGYWAGFAGAAISVKCRIAQLRGKTCGPVQPYPDAEALKAALAEELAQVDASGDRALVIGALGRVGRGASDLCAALRIPVTCWDMAETTHGGPFPEILDHAYFFNCILAGPDTPAFVHPDAPKAERALRVIGDIACDPDSAFNPVQVYDRATTWAVPALRVHDTPPLDVMAIDNLPSMLPRESSEDFASQLLPTLRALPETDNAVWQRARKLFDQHVAEV; via the coding sequence ATGACCCATCTATGGCTCCGCGCCGAGCAGCGCGATAATGAGACACGCACCGGGCTGACACCTGAAGGGGCTGCCGCGCTGATCGCCCTAGGCATGAAGGTGAGCGTCGAAGACAGCGACAGCCGCGTGATCCCCACCGCCGCCTATGCGCAGGCGGGCTGCGAGATCGTTCCGGCGCATAGCTGGCCCGACGCCCCGCGCGATGCGGTGATCTTTGGCCTGAAGGAGCTGCCCGAAGACGGCACGCCCCTGCCGCATACCCACATCATGTTCGGCCATGCCTACAAGGGGCAATCCTCGGGCCGCAAACTACTGGAACAGTTCAAGGCGGGTGGCGGCACGTTGCTGGATTTAGAGTATTTGACCGATGACGCGGGCCGCCGCGTTGCCGCCTTTGGCTATTGGGCCGGGTTTGCCGGGGCTGCGATTTCCGTTAAATGCCGCATCGCGCAACTGCGTGGCAAGACCTGCGGCCCGGTGCAGCCCTACCCCGACGCCGAAGCTCTAAAAGCCGCGCTGGCCGAAGAACTCGCTCAGGTTGACGCAAGCGGCGACCGCGCGCTGGTCATCGGGGCCTTGGGCCGGGTGGGCCGTGGGGCCAGCGATCTTTGCGCGGCTCTGCGCATCCCAGTCACCTGCTGGGACATGGCAGAGACCACCCATGGCGGGCCGTTCCCGGAAATTCTCGACCACGCCTATTTCTTCAATTGCATCCTCGCGGGCCCGGACACTCCGGCCTTCGTCCACCCTGACGCCCCCAAGGCCGAGCGCGCCCTGCGCGTGATTGGTGACATTGCCTGCGACCCCGACAGCGCCTTCAACCCGGTGCAGGTCTATGACCGCGCGACCACTTGGGCGGTGCCAGCGCTGCGCGTGCATGACACTCCGCCGCTGGATGTCATGGCCATCGACAACCTGCCCTCAATGCTGCCGCGCGAAAGCTCGGAAGATTTTGCTAGCCAGTTGTTGCCAACGCTGCGGGCCCTGCCAGAAACGGACAATGCCGTCTGGCAACGCGCGCGAAAGCTGTTCGATCAGCATGTCGCCGAAGTCTGA
- a CDS encoding SDR family oxidoreductase: protein MKDWQGKTFWLVGASDGLGAALAHQLSRTGAEVILSARSEDKLTELASALPGRARVRVLDVTDEADVAAAAQEIGPIDGLVYLAGAYWPFGAKDWQAGHAVTMADVNFTGLLRVLGQVVPQMVARDEGHIVITSSLTAYRGLPGSIGYTASKAATMSLAECMHADLRKTGVQVQVINPGFIKTQLTDKNDFKMPFLMAPEDAARRVYEHMNSDSFKLDFPYGFSLLFRLGRFLPDWLYYRFFS from the coding sequence ATGAAGGACTGGCAAGGCAAGACCTTTTGGCTGGTGGGCGCAAGCGACGGACTTGGCGCGGCGCTGGCCCATCAACTCAGCCGCACCGGGGCGGAGGTGATCCTTTCCGCCCGGTCAGAGGACAAGCTGACCGAATTGGCCTCAGCCCTGCCGGGGCGGGCGCGGGTGCGGGTCTTGGATGTGACCGATGAGGCCGATGTCGCCGCCGCTGCGCAGGAGATCGGTCCGATTGATGGGCTGGTCTATCTGGCCGGAGCCTATTGGCCCTTCGGTGCGAAGGATTGGCAAGCGGGTCACGCCGTAACCATGGCGGATGTGAACTTTACCGGCCTGTTGCGCGTGCTGGGACAGGTCGTGCCGCAGATGGTTGCCCGAGATGAGGGGCATATCGTCATCACCTCTAGCCTGACCGCCTATCGGGGGCTGCCCGGCTCAATCGGCTATACGGCCTCCAAGGCGGCAACAATGTCTTTGGCGGAATGTATGCACGCCGATCTGCGCAAGACAGGCGTGCAGGTTCAGGTCATCAACCCCGGTTTCATCAAGACCCAGTTGACCGACAAGAACGACTTTAAAATGCCCTTCTTGATGGCGCCGGAAGACGCCGCGCGGCGGGTCTATGAGCATATGAACAGCGACAGTTTCAAACTGGATTTCCCGTACGGGTTCTCGCTGCTGTTCCGTTTGGGGCGGTTCCTGCCGGATTGGCTGTACTACCGGTTCTTTTCCTGA
- the fdhF gene encoding formate dehydrogenase subunit alpha: protein MAERITFTLDGQTVEAEAGMTIWEVANGRGLKIPHLCHKPAPGYRPDGNCRACMVEIEGERVLAASCIREPAEGMVVTTNNARAENARKMVMELLLADQPAQEVAHDKSSHMREMAALNGVEESRFPKLERDRVPLLDDTHVAMRVNLDACIQCNLCVRACREVQVNDVIGMAGRGHDAYPVFDIDDPMGASTCVACGECVQACPTGALMPATVVDAAQVGDSADYDNEVASVCPFCGVGCQISLKVKDNKVKYVEGINGPANEGRLCVKGRFGFDYIHHDHRLTKPLIRREDAPAKGLNVDPGNWGEVFREATWDEALDFAAQGLKGRGREVAGFGSAKCTNEEAYLFQKMIRQGFGHNNVDHCTRLCHASSVAALMENVGSGAVTATFNEIENADVAIVIGANPVENHPVAATYFKQFTKRGGKLIVMDPRGVGLRRFASHMLQFRPGTDVSMLNAIMHVIVEEGLYDAQYIAAYTENWEAEKAHLKDFSPERMAPICGIEAEVLRDVARTFAGANAAMIFWGMGVSQHIHGTDNSRCLISLALMTGQIGRPGAGLHPLRGQNNVQGASDAGLIPMFLPDYQPVEDDGVRSAFTEVWGSGDFSAEKGLTVTEIMDAVHDGDIKAMYVLGENPAMSDPDVDHARDALAKLDHLVVQDIFLTETANYADVILPASAFAEKTGTVTNTNRQVQMGRPAVTPPGEAREDWWIEVELAKRLGLDWSYESPADVFAEMKLNMKSFDNITWDRLARENAVTYPSLSADDPGQAIVFGEGFPRPEGRAKFTPASIVAPDDVPDADYPMILTTGRQLEHWHTGSMTRRSKVLDGLEPEANCSLHPSTLRRLGVAPGEHVRLSTKRGSIEIMAREDRAVAPDMVFLPFAYVEAAANILTNPAVDPYGKIPEFKFSAVRVEAAKEAVAAE, encoded by the coding sequence ATGGCCGAGAGGATCACATTCACGCTTGATGGGCAAACCGTTGAGGCAGAGGCTGGCATGACCATTTGGGAAGTGGCCAATGGTCGGGGTCTTAAAATCCCGCATCTGTGTCACAAGCCCGCCCCCGGCTACCGCCCCGACGGCAACTGCCGCGCCTGTATGGTCGAGATCGAAGGAGAGCGGGTGCTGGCGGCCTCCTGCATCCGCGAGCCTGCCGAGGGGATGGTCGTCACCACCAACAATGCGCGCGCCGAGAATGCCCGCAAAATGGTGATGGAGCTGCTGCTGGCCGACCAACCCGCGCAGGAGGTGGCGCATGACAAATCGAGCCATATGCGCGAAATGGCGGCGCTGAATGGCGTGGAAGAAAGCCGTTTCCCGAAGTTGGAGCGCGACCGTGTGCCGCTTCTCGACGACACCCATGTCGCGATGCGCGTGAACCTCGACGCTTGCATCCAGTGCAACCTCTGCGTCCGCGCCTGCCGGGAGGTGCAGGTCAACGATGTGATCGGCATGGCCGGGCGAGGCCATGACGCCTACCCGGTCTTCGACATCGACGATCCGATGGGGGCCTCGACCTGCGTTGCCTGCGGCGAATGCGTGCAGGCTTGCCCAACGGGCGCGTTGATGCCCGCCACGGTGGTGGACGCGGCGCAGGTGGGCGACTCGGCGGATTACGACAATGAGGTCGCCAGCGTCTGCCCCTTCTGCGGCGTCGGTTGTCAGATTTCGCTCAAGGTGAAGGACAATAAAGTCAAATACGTCGAAGGCATCAACGGCCCGGCGAACGAAGGGCGGCTCTGCGTCAAGGGGCGCTTTGGCTTTGACTATATCCACCACGATCACCGCCTGACCAAACCGCTGATCCGCCGCGAGGACGCGCCCGCCAAAGGGCTGAATGTCGATCCGGGCAATTGGGGCGAGGTGTTCCGCGAGGCCACATGGGACGAGGCGCTGGATTTCGCAGCACAGGGCCTCAAGGGGCGCGGGCGCGAGGTGGCGGGCTTTGGCAGTGCGAAATGCACCAATGAAGAAGCCTATCTGTTCCAGAAAATGATCCGTCAGGGCTTTGGCCATAACAACGTCGATCACTGCACGCGGCTCTGCCACGCCTCATCCGTGGCAGCGCTGATGGAGAACGTCGGATCGGGCGCTGTCACGGCGACCTTCAACGAGATCGAAAACGCCGATGTGGCCATCGTCATCGGCGCGAACCCGGTTGAGAACCACCCCGTCGCCGCGACCTATTTCAAGCAATTCACCAAACGCGGTGGCAAGCTGATCGTGATGGACCCCCGCGGTGTGGGGCTGCGTCGTTTCGCCAGCCATATGCTTCAATTCCGCCCTGGAACCGATGTGTCGATGCTCAATGCGATCATGCATGTGATCGTCGAAGAAGGGCTGTATGACGCGCAATATATCGCGGCCTATACCGAGAATTGGGAGGCCGAAAAGGCGCACCTAAAGGACTTCAGCCCCGAAAGAATGGCCCCGATCTGCGGTATCGAAGCCGAAGTGCTGCGCGATGTGGCGCGGACCTTCGCGGGGGCCAATGCGGCAATGATCTTCTGGGGCATGGGGGTGAGCCAGCACATCCATGGCACCGACAATTCGCGTTGCCTGATCTCTCTTGCGCTGATGACCGGCCAGATTGGACGCCCCGGCGCTGGGCTGCATCCGCTTCGGGGGCAGAACAACGTGCAGGGCGCGTCGGATGCGGGCCTCATTCCGATGTTCCTGCCCGATTACCAGCCGGTGGAGGACGACGGCGTGCGCTCGGCCTTTACCGAGGTCTGGGGTTCGGGCGATTTCAGCGCCGAGAAGGGGCTGACCGTGACCGAGATCATGGATGCGGTGCATGATGGGGACATCAAGGCGATGTATGTGCTGGGGGAAAACCCGGCGATGTCGGACCCCGATGTCGACCATGCGCGCGATGCGCTGGCAAAGCTGGATCACCTTGTGGTGCAGGATATTTTCCTGACTGAGACGGCGAATTACGCCGATGTGATCCTCCCCGCCAGCGCCTTTGCTGAAAAGACTGGTACGGTGACCAACACCAACCGTCAGGTCCAAATGGGCCGCCCGGCGGTGACACCACCCGGCGAAGCGCGGGAGGATTGGTGGATCGAAGTGGAACTGGCCAAGCGGCTGGGGCTGGACTGGAGCTATGAAAGCCCGGCGGATGTCTTTGCCGAGATGAAGCTGAACATGAAGTCCTTCGACAACATCACATGGGACCGTCTGGCGCGCGAGAATGCAGTGACCTACCCGTCACTGAGCGCAGATGATCCGGGGCAGGCAATTGTCTTTGGCGAGGGCTTCCCGCGCCCTGAGGGCCGGGCCAAATTCACCCCTGCCTCAATTGTGGCGCCCGATGATGTGCCGGATGCGGACTACCCGATGATACTGACGACCGGGCGGCAGTTGGAACATTGGCACACGGGCTCAATGACCCGCCGCTCCAAGGTGCTGGACGGATTGGAGCCGGAGGCGAACTGCTCACTTCATCCGTCAACCCTACGCCGTCTTGGGGTGGCTCCGGGCGAACATGTGCGACTCTCTACCAAACGCGGCAGTATCGAGATCATGGCCCGGGAAGACCGCGCCGTGGCCCCCGATATGGTTTTCCTCCCCTTCGCCTATGTCGAAGCGGCGGCGAATATTCTGACCAATCCAGCGGTTGACCCTTACGGCAAGATCCCGGAGTTTAAATTCTCTGCCGTCAGGGTGGAAGCGGCGAAAGAGGCCGTCGCCGCCGAGTAA
- a CDS encoding glutathione S-transferase family protein: protein MLKLHYAPGTISVAVAIALEEAGLAYEPVKVDFAAAEQTAAPYLALNPKGRVPTLVTEAGSALTETGALLDYVAARAPEAALVPADPELAAHMRGVMYYLASTMHVAHAHKMRGHRWADQQSSFDDMKAKVPQTMADCAAYIENHAFRGDFVAGDALSLADPYLFVVSGWLAGDGVDRAAYPRLDAFAARMEDRASLKAVRAKGILA from the coding sequence ATGCTGAAACTTCACTACGCCCCCGGCACGATCTCGGTCGCCGTCGCCATCGCCCTCGAAGAAGCGGGGCTGGCCTATGAGCCGGTGAAGGTCGATTTCGCCGCCGCCGAACAGACCGCCGCGCCCTATCTGGCGCTGAACCCCAAGGGCCGGGTGCCGACCCTCGTGACCGAAGCGGGCAGCGCCCTGACCGAGACTGGCGCGCTGTTGGACTATGTCGCCGCCCGCGCGCCCGAGGCGGCGCTGGTCCCGGCTGACCCTGAACTCGCGGCCCATATGCGCGGGGTGATGTACTACCTCGCCTCGACCATGCATGTGGCCCATGCTCATAAGATGCGCGGCCACCGCTGGGCCGATCAGCAATCCAGTTTTGACGATATGAAAGCCAAGGTGCCGCAGACCATGGCCGATTGCGCGGCCTATATCGAAAACCACGCCTTCCGAGGTGACTTCGTTGCGGGCGATGCCCTGTCGCTGGCCGATCCCTATCTCTTTGTCGTCTCGGGATGGCTGGCCGGTGACGGGGTCGACCGCGCGGCTTACCCACGGCTCGATGCCTTCGCCGCCCGCATGGAAGACCGTGCCAGCCTCAAGGCCGTTCGCGCGAAAGGGATCTTGGCATGA
- a CDS encoding DUF3833 family protein, which produces MTEPLIFIAVGLALGLLLTFLRRRLGEFHGQSPSDYVDSFPVFDLRLHLRDKMICEGVIFGPLGRVTSSFTANFDVSWEGNVATVAETFRYNDGSRQEREWTVTLGKNGNFTSTAPDVIGEGQGIQSGPTLLLRYRIRLPEELGSHVLKTVDWMYLTPDGTIVNRSQFRKFGIKVAELVATLRPAEER; this is translated from the coding sequence GTGACAGAGCCGTTGATCTTTATCGCTGTCGGGCTTGCGCTTGGTCTATTGCTGACCTTTCTGCGCCGCCGTTTGGGAGAGTTCCACGGGCAATCGCCGAGCGACTATGTCGATTCCTTCCCTGTCTTCGACCTGCGCTTGCATCTGCGGGACAAAATGATCTGCGAGGGCGTGATCTTTGGCCCCCTGGGCCGTGTTACCAGCAGTTTTACCGCGAATTTCGACGTGTCCTGGGAGGGCAACGTGGCGACGGTGGCCGAGACTTTCCGCTACAATGACGGTTCGCGTCAGGAGCGGGAATGGACCGTGACGCTGGGCAAGAACGGCAATTTCACCAGCACCGCGCCGGATGTGATCGGTGAGGGGCAGGGGATCCAGTCAGGGCCGACACTGCTGCTACGCTACCGTATCCGTCTGCCCGAAGAGCTTGGCAGCCATGTGCTGAAAACGGTCGATTGGATGTATCTGACCCCCGACGGCACCATCGTGAACCGCAGCCAGTTTCGAAAATTCGGGATTAAAGTAGCAGAATTGGTCGCCACGCTGCGACCGGCGGAGGAACGATGA
- a CDS encoding NAD(P)/FAD-dependent oxidoreductase, whose translation MPFEALNDAIHPQHPLDRRVAVIGGGISGMGAAHMLAPADRVTLFEAGAQIGGHARTVMAGKNGDQPVDTGFIVFNYANYPHLAALFAELDVPVVPSNMSFGASIDGGRLEYALTNFNAVFAQKRNMFSPPFLRMLRDIVHFNKNALAVSRDPSMTIAEFLDRLGTGRYFRDFYLSPLSGAIWSTPTEKIMDFPAHAMVNFFENHALLNYSGQHQWYTVKGGSRQYVDRLESALRAKGVALRTDSAVQAVRRTAQGVEVHVWGGEWEAFDEVIFATHSDDTLAMLSDPTEAEQRALGAIRYQPNDIVLHADTSIMPKRPSTWASWVYTEDREQKSDRIDLTYWMNSLQSIPQDDPHFVTLNTKRTIREELIYDQVTLRHPVYDLAALAAQEEVRAFNGSQNTWFCGAWMRHGFHEDGLASAVDVVERMQTARAAPLAAE comes from the coding sequence ATGCCTTTTGAAGCTCTGAACGACGCCATCCACCCCCAGCATCCTCTCGACCGACGGGTCGCGGTGATTGGCGGGGGAATTTCCGGTATGGGGGCGGCACATATGCTGGCGCCCGCAGACCGGGTGACCCTGTTTGAGGCAGGCGCGCAAATAGGTGGCCATGCCCGTACGGTGATGGCGGGCAAAAACGGCGATCAGCCGGTAGATACCGGGTTTATCGTGTTTAATTATGCCAACTATCCGCATCTTGCGGCGCTTTTTGCGGAGTTGGACGTGCCGGTTGTGCCGTCGAACATGAGCTTTGGCGCGTCGATTGACGGCGGGCGTCTGGAATATGCGCTGACCAATTTTAACGCGGTCTTTGCTCAGAAACGCAATATGTTCAGCCCGCCTTTCCTGCGGATGCTGCGCGATATCGTGCATTTCAACAAAAACGCTCTGGCTGTCTCGCGCGATCCGTCGATGACCATTGCCGAGTTTCTCGACCGGCTTGGCACCGGGCGCTATTTCCGCGACTTCTACCTCTCGCCGCTTTCCGGTGCGATCTGGTCCACCCCGACCGAAAAGATCATGGACTTCCCGGCCCATGCCATGGTCAACTTTTTCGAGAACCACGCGCTGCTGAACTATTCCGGCCAGCATCAGTGGTACACGGTGAAGGGCGGCTCGCGGCAATATGTCGACCGGCTAGAGAGCGCCCTGCGCGCCAAGGGCGTCGCGTTGCGCACCGACAGCGCCGTGCAGGCCGTGCGGCGAACCGCGCAGGGTGTTGAGGTCCATGTTTGGGGCGGTGAGTGGGAGGCGTTTGACGAAGTGATCTTTGCCACCCATTCCGATGACACGCTGGCAATGCTTTCTGACCCGACCGAGGCTGAGCAGCGTGCGCTCGGGGCGATCCGCTACCAGCCTAATGACATTGTGTTGCATGCAGATACCAGCATCATGCCCAAGCGCCCCTCCACATGGGCATCTTGGGTCTATACTGAGGATCGGGAGCAGAAGTCTGACCGGATCGACCTGACCTATTGGATGAACTCGCTCCAATCGATCCCGCAGGATGATCCGCATTTCGTGACCCTCAACACCAAACGCACGATCCGCGAAGAGCTGATTTACGATCAAGTCACCCTGCGCCATCCGGTCTATGATCTTGCCGCCTTGGCCGCGCAGGAGGAGGTGCGTGCGTTTAACGGCAGCCAGAATACGTGGTTCTGCGGCGCTTGGATGCGGCACGGCTTTCACGAAGACGGGCTGGCCAGTGCGGTGGATGTGGTTGAGCGGATGCAGACCGCGCGGGCGGCGCCCTTGGCGGCGGAGTGA
- a CDS encoding pyridoxal-phosphate dependent enzyme: protein MNDVDITGMTLEAMQTRAAALRSDILQTPVVTLSSPMVDDVLGGARIALKLECFQHTGTFKARGALSVARQLDDDTRGRGITAASAGNHAIAAGWAAAKLGISAKVVMQDNANPFRVALARATGAEVIMKPPGAETFAEAERLVRDEGRFFIHPFEGLHTSLGTAGLGLELMAQVADLDAVVVSVGGGGLISGVAAAVKAINPACRVYGVEPEGADSMSQSLASGAPVTIPQVNTIADSLGPPMALPFGHALCAVYVDDVVTVSDDAICAGMVVLQQAAKLAVEPAAGAAMAGALGPLRAQLAGRRVGVIVCGANIDTDSYLAQLTRGQAALESLLS, encoded by the coding sequence ATGAACGACGTGGACATTACCGGTATGACGCTGGAGGCGATGCAAACGCGGGCCGCCGCGTTACGCAGCGATATCTTGCAAACGCCGGTGGTGACGTTGTCCTCTCCTATGGTTGATGATGTGTTGGGTGGCGCGCGGATCGCGCTTAAGCTGGAGTGTTTTCAGCATACCGGCACCTTCAAGGCCCGCGGCGCGCTTTCGGTGGCGCGACAGCTTGACGATGACACCCGCGGGCGCGGGATCACCGCAGCCAGTGCGGGCAACCACGCCATCGCAGCAGGCTGGGCCGCGGCCAAGCTCGGCATCAGCGCCAAGGTGGTGATGCAGGACAACGCCAATCCTTTTCGCGTTGCCCTCGCCCGTGCCACTGGGGCCGAGGTCATCATGAAACCCCCGGGAGCCGAGACTTTCGCCGAGGCGGAGCGGCTCGTGCGTGATGAGGGGCGGTTTTTTATTCACCCATTTGAAGGGCTGCACACCTCGCTCGGAACTGCCGGCCTGGGGCTGGAACTGATGGCACAGGTGGCGGATCTTGATGCGGTCGTCGTCTCGGTCGGCGGCGGCGGGCTTATTAGCGGGGTGGCTGCGGCGGTCAAGGCGATCAACCCCGCCTGCCGGGTCTACGGTGTGGAGCCTGAAGGCGCCGACAGCATGTCGCAAAGTCTCGCCTCTGGCGCGCCTGTCACCATCCCGCAGGTCAACACAATCGCCGACAGCCTCGGCCCGCCGATGGCGTTGCCCTTCGGTCATGCGCTCTGTGCGGTCTATGTCGACGATGTGGTGACGGTCAGCGATGATGCGATCTGCGCCGGAATGGTGGTGCTGCAACAGGCGGCGAAACTGGCGGTGGAGCCTGCCGCCGGGGCTGCGATGGCCGGGGCGCTTGGCCCCTTGCGCGCGCAACTGGCAGGGCGGCGTGTCGGCGTGATTGTCTGCGGGGCGAATATCGACACTGACAGCTATCTGGCGCAACTCACCCGTGGGCAGGCAGCGCTTGAAAGCCTGCTGTCTTAG
- a CDS encoding DUF1365 domain-containing protein: protein MTAGVDHISGQTFHGRKGAVENRFRYSVDYVLCDAETEVLATPALFARNGTGLTSLQDSDHGGAPGQGRGAAWARDVLAAHGISGVARIELLAQPRVLGHVFNPVSFWLCRRADNALIAVIAEVTNTYGDRHSYLCHHPDLRPILPEDRLEAAKLMHVSPFQDVSGGYVFRFDINPERIGIWIDFTDGENGLIATLTGPRAPLTNGRILWSLLRRPFGARRVLALIHWQALKLWLKRAGFRGRPEAPEIEVSRDSAHGAGGR from the coding sequence GTGACGGCAGGCGTCGATCATATCAGCGGTCAGACCTTCCATGGCCGCAAGGGCGCGGTCGAAAACCGCTTTCGCTATTCGGTAGACTATGTGCTTTGCGATGCGGAGACCGAGGTATTGGCCACGCCCGCGCTGTTCGCCCGCAATGGTACGGGGCTGACCAGCCTGCAAGACAGCGACCATGGCGGCGCGCCGGGGCAGGGGCGCGGCGCTGCTTGGGCGCGCGATGTGTTGGCGGCACACGGCATCTCTGGCGTGGCGCGGATAGAGCTTTTGGCGCAGCCGCGTGTGCTAGGTCATGTCTTTAATCCCGTCAGCTTCTGGCTTTGTCGCAGGGCGGACAACGCGCTGATTGCGGTGATTGCTGAGGTCACCAATACCTACGGCGACCGGCATTCTTATCTTTGCCATCACCCTGACCTGCGGCCTATTCTGCCTGAGGATCGGCTGGAGGCGGCTAAACTCATGCATGTCTCACCCTTTCAGGATGTCTCGGGCGGTTATGTGTTTCGGTTTGATATTAACCCTGAGCGGATCGGCATCTGGATCGATTTCACGGATGGTGAGAATGGGTTGATCGCGACATTGACCGGGCCGCGTGCGCCGCTGACGAACGGCCGCATCCTCTGGTCGCTGCTGCGCCGACCCTTCGGTGCGCGGCGGGTGCTGGCCTTAATCCATTGGCAGGCGCTGAAACTCTGGCTCAAGCGCGCCGGATTTCGCGGTCGGCCTGAGGCGCCCGAGATCGAAGTCTCGCGCGACAGCGCCCATGGCGCGGGTGGCAGATGA
- a CDS encoding MFS transporter, which produces MKRPAARLPAYALFAALLAAAGLPIYIHAPKFYVDEYGVSLAALGSVLFALRLLDVVQDPALGWLAQRLRAQRAAAVAGAGAVMALAMLGLFAVPAPVAPVLWFALMLTLVFSSFSFLTICFYAQGVAKADMLPGAGHLTLARWRETGALLGVCVASVAPLLLGLALERPFAGLAVGFAILALWAITAMRGEWRAAGPPMASGFGTVLRDQQARRLLLIALVNAAPVAVTSTLFLFYVELALDARGWEGPLLLLFFLAAAAAAPIWGMLAERFGARQVLLFAMTLGIVAFGGALLLGPGDVMLFALVCLASGAVLGADLTLLPAMFATRMAQIAPSAAEGFGLWSFVSKLTLAFAAAALLPALERAGLQTGAGDSSDTSISLLIWFYAGVPCALKLLAIALLASTNDVEKL; this is translated from the coding sequence ATGAAGAGGCCTGCGGCGCGACTGCCCGCCTATGCGCTCTTCGCGGCACTGCTCGCAGCAGCGGGGCTGCCGATCTACATCCATGCACCGAAATTCTATGTCGATGAATATGGCGTATCGCTGGCTGCTCTCGGCTCTGTCCTGTTTGCGCTGCGGCTGCTCGATGTCGTGCAAGACCCTGCACTCGGTTGGTTGGCTCAAAGGCTTCGTGCCCAGCGGGCGGCGGCGGTGGCGGGGGCAGGCGCGGTAATGGCGCTGGCGATGCTGGGGCTTTTTGCCGTGCCGGCCCCTGTGGCTCCGGTGCTATGGTTCGCGCTGATGCTGACGCTGGTTTTCTCCTCTTTCAGTTTCCTGACCATTTGCTTTTACGCGCAGGGGGTCGCAAAGGCTGACATGCTCCCCGGTGCGGGGCATCTGACGCTGGCGCGTTGGCGTGAGACCGGGGCGCTGTTGGGCGTTTGTGTGGCATCCGTGGCCCCATTGCTGCTGGGCTTGGCCCTCGAACGGCCCTTTGCCGGTCTTGCAGTGGGCTTTGCCATCTTGGCCCTCTGGGCAATCACTGCGATGCGCGGCGAATGGCGCGCGGCGGGGCCGCCCATGGCCAGCGGATTTGGCACCGTTTTGCGGGACCAGCAGGCGCGGCGGTTGCTGCTGATCGCGCTGGTTAATGCCGCGCCGGTGGCCGTTACGTCGACCCTGTTTCTGTTCTACGTTGAGTTGGCGCTCGACGCGCGGGGGTGGGAAGGGCCGCTTTTGCTGCTCTTCTTTCTTGCTGCTGCGGCGGCGGCCCCGATTTGGGGAATGCTGGCCGAACGCTTTGGCGCGCGGCAGGTTTTGTTGTTTGCGATGACCTTAGGCATTGTGGCCTTTGGTGGCGCGCTGCTGCTGGGGCCGGGGGATGTGATGCTTTTCGCGCTGGTCTGTCTGGCCTCTGGCGCAGTTCTGGGCGCGGATTTGACGCTTTTGCCCGCCATGTTCGCCACCCGTATGGCGCAGATCGCCCCCTCCGCTGCCGAAGGTTTCGGTCTTTGGTCCTTCGTATCTAAATTGACCTTGGCTTTCGCGGCGGCGGCCCTACTTCCAGCTTTAGAACGCGCAGGGTTACAGACCGGTGCGGGAGACAGTTCCGACACATCCATCTCCCTGTTGATCTGGTTCTATGCTGGTGTACCTTGCGCTTTGAAATTGCTGGCGATCGCTCTGCTTGCCAGTACCAATGACGTGGAGAAACTGTGA